The following coding sequences are from one Leptolyngbya sp. NIES-3755 window:
- a CDS encoding imidazole glycerol phosphate synthase subunit hisF (similar to AA sequence:cyanobase_aa:LBDG_36550) encodes MLAKRILPCLDVKAGRVVKGINFVDLRDAGDPVELAQAYNEAGADELVFLDITATHEDRDIIYDVVYRTAEQVFIPLTVGGGIQNLDTIKKLLRAGADKVSINSAAVRDPDLINRASDRFGVQCIVVAIDARRREDPTNPGWDVYVRGGRENTGIDAIAWAKEVAERGAGELLITSMDADGTQAGYDLDLTSTIANQVEIPVIASGGAGNCEHIYQALTDGKAEAALLASLLHYGQLSVEQIKTYLSDRQIPIRRT; translated from the coding sequence ATGTTGGCAAAACGAATTCTGCCTTGTCTGGATGTGAAAGCGGGGCGCGTGGTTAAAGGAATTAATTTCGTCGATTTGCGGGATGCAGGCGATCCGGTTGAACTCGCACAGGCTTACAACGAGGCGGGGGCGGATGAGCTTGTGTTTTTGGACATTACCGCCACGCATGAAGATCGAGACATTATTTACGATGTGGTGTACCGGACGGCAGAGCAAGTGTTTATCCCGTTGACGGTTGGGGGCGGGATTCAGAATTTGGACACGATTAAGAAATTACTGAGAGCGGGAGCCGATAAAGTCAGTATTAATTCGGCGGCAGTGCGTGACCCGGATTTGATTAATCGGGCAAGCGATCGATTCGGAGTTCAATGTATCGTAGTCGCGATCGATGCCCGCAGACGAGAAGATCCGACGAATCCAGGCTGGGATGTATACGTGCGCGGCGGTCGGGAAAATACGGGAATCGATGCGATCGCATGGGCGAAAGAAGTCGCAGAACGGGGAGCCGGAGAATTACTGATTACCAGCATGGATGCGGATGGGACTCAGGCGGGATATGACTTGGATTTGACGAGTACGATCGCGAATCAAGTCGAAATCCCGGTGATCGCTTCTGGGGGTGCGGGAAATTGTGAACATATTTATCAAGCCTTAACGGACGGTAAAGCGGAAGCGGCGTTGCTTGCGTCTTTGTTACATTACGGGCAGTTGAGCGTGGAGCAGATAAAGACATACTTAAGCGATCGACAAATCCCGATCAGACGCACCTAG
- a CDS encoding putative methyltransferase (similar to AA sequence:cyanobase_aa:AM1_G0071) codes for MRLTRYGKLCTEVYELTKPIGGEYPDVLYFVQHLSKIGGRILEAMVGTGRLLIPLVERGLNVEGIDTSPDMLSACRQNCAARGLNPVLYEGSIENLNVPGKFSAIIVSLGSFMLLGNRAAAIAALQAFARHLEPNGQIFIDLGLPIDSFKTENIVKQREPIQCLDGSVILMQTSSWIDWIEQIEHTLIRYEKWKDGKLIDTELQHLPLHWFGREEFMMCLQEQGFTNVTLCANYTEGMKPKLYGDQLCFSAKLAQDTV; via the coding sequence ATGAGGTTAACCAGATACGGAAAATTATGCACAGAAGTGTATGAATTAACTAAGCCCATCGGTGGAGAGTATCCCGATGTTCTCTATTTTGTTCAACATCTTTCCAAGATTGGCGGGAGAATCTTGGAAGCGATGGTTGGGACAGGACGCTTACTCATTCCCCTAGTAGAGAGAGGATTAAACGTTGAGGGAATTGATACATCCCCTGATATGCTGAGCGCTTGCAGACAAAATTGTGCAGCAAGAGGCTTAAATCCTGTCCTCTATGAAGGGTCAATCGAGAACCTGAATGTCCCAGGTAAGTTTAGTGCAATTATCGTGAGTCTGGGTTCGTTCATGTTGCTAGGCAATAGAGCCGCAGCGATCGCAGCCTTACAAGCATTCGCGAGACATTTAGAACCCAATGGACAAATTTTTATCGATTTAGGATTGCCGATTGATTCCTTTAAAACTGAGAACATTGTGAAACAGAGAGAGCCGATTCAATGTTTGGATGGCTCAGTCATTTTGATGCAAACCTCATCTTGGATCGATTGGATAGAGCAAATTGAACATACGCTCATTCGATATGAGAAATGGAAAGATGGAAAGTTAATTGATACAGAGTTACAGCATCTTCCATTACACTGGTTTGGGCGAGAAGAATTTATGATGTGTTTGCAAGAGCAGGGATTCACGAATGTTACTCTCTGCGCTAACTATACAGAAGGAATGAAACCAAAACTGTATGGTGATCAATTGTGTTTTTCCGCCAAGCTTGCTCAGGATACCGTATAG
- a CDS encoding FdxN element excision controlling factor protein (similar to AA sequence:cyanobase_aa:MAE61050): MDSVEVNVDRYLHATPIHSSLVGGKIWVQYDDTEEGIAGDLMEAGVSRDDIVLGFRHPKLRQHTGFAVA, encoded by the coding sequence ATGGACTCGGTTGAAGTGAATGTCGATCGATATCTTCATGCGACACCCATTCATTCGAGTTTGGTAGGTGGCAAAATTTGGGTTCAGTACGATGATACTGAAGAGGGTATTGCGGGTGATTTGATGGAAGCGGGTGTTTCCAGAGACGATATCGTTCTTGGTTTTCGTCATCCCAAGCTGCGACAGCATACAGGTTTTGCAGTGGCGTAG
- a CDS encoding unknown protein (similar to AA sequence:cyanobase_aa:MAE22380) codes for MIAGVVNVEFEPIIPLSIRRADGKVFTQDAIVDTGFNGWLSLPPDLIAELNLKWKRRGRAILGDGSECVFNVYEAVVVWDDTLLTIPVDEADSDPLVGMSLMEGYELKMQVFEGGRVELYKVNTVYP; via the coding sequence ATGATCGCGGGAGTCGTTAACGTCGAGTTTGAACCCATTATTCCACTTTCAATTCGTCGCGCTGATGGAAAAGTCTTTACGCAAGATGCGATCGTAGACACAGGTTTCAATGGCTGGCTTTCCTTGCCTCCCGATCTGATTGCTGAGTTGAACCTCAAATGGAAACGGCGAGGACGGGCAATTCTCGGAGATGGGAGTGAGTGCGTTTTCAATGTTTACGAAGCGGTTGTCGTTTGGGATGATACCTTGCTAACCATTCCGGTAGATGAAGCTGATTCTGATCCACTGGTCGGAATGTCGCTGATGGAAGGTTATGAGCTAAAAATGCAGGTTTTTGAGGGTGGTCGGGTCGAACTCTACAAAGTCAACACGGTCTACCCATGA
- a CDS encoding hypothetical protein (similar to AA sequence:cyanobase_aa:PCC7424_2480) — MPVRQPRYSKEEFARRGDEIYESQVRPQVEEGNQGKIVAIDIETGEFEVDRSEIEACDRLEARHPNAQIWIVRIGSRHVRRFGGRTRRTA; from the coding sequence ATGCCAGTTCGACAACCTCGCTACAGCAAGGAAGAATTTGCTCGACGGGGTGATGAGATTTACGAATCTCAAGTGCGTCCTCAAGTTGAGGAAGGCAATCAGGGCAAAATTGTGGCGATCGACATTGAAACCGGGGAATTTGAAGTCGATAGGAGCGAAATTGAAGCTTGCGATCGCCTCGAAGCTCGTCACCCCAATGCTCAAATCTGGATTGTGCGGATTGGTTCTCGCCATGTTCGTCGTTTCGGCGGACGCACTCGGAGAACTGCATGA
- a CDS encoding transcriptional regulator, XRE family (similar to AA sequence:cyanobase_aa:Cyan7425_2965) gives MKNRLKELRQLHQWSQSDLARELGVSRQAVNGFESGKFDPSLDMAFKIASLFQVAIEDVFIYEAKNSVQTLVERVKNFFGFEFGFERFTEKAIRAISFARNEAAQTASLHRGGSYSSQVEPKHLLAGLLADPATTSARLLRANGVTAEIETNEHSFESGEHLEFSSQSKFVLELALQVVRLQGKKTIGTEHLLWGLVRLAETDTTVLSELFQHYEIDIATLSNQLAEAV, from the coding sequence ATGAAAAACCGACTGAAAGAACTTCGACAACTGCATCAGTGGTCACAGTCCGACCTCGCTAGAGAATTAGGAGTGAGTCGTCAAGCGGTCAATGGGTTTGAATCTGGTAAGTTTGACCCCAGCCTTGATATGGCGTTCAAAATTGCCAGTCTGTTTCAGGTCGCGATCGAAGACGTTTTTATTTACGAGGCAAAGAATTCTGTGCAGACACTGGTTGAACGAGTCAAAAATTTCTTCGGGTTTGAATTTGGATTTGAGCGCTTCACTGAAAAGGCGATTCGTGCAATTAGTTTTGCTCGTAATGAAGCAGCCCAAACCGCTTCGCTGCATCGAGGAGGGTCATATAGTTCTCAGGTTGAACCCAAGCATCTCTTGGCTGGATTGTTAGCTGATCCGGCAACAACTTCTGCCCGTTTACTTCGTGCCAATGGTGTCACGGCAGAAATTGAAACTAATGAACACTCATTTGAGTCGGGTGAGCATCTGGAATTTAGTTCACAAAGCAAGTTCGTACTGGAGCTTGCCTTGCAAGTCGTTCGGCTTCAGGGAAAAAAGACGATCGGAACTGAGCATCTTCTATGGGGATTAGTCCGACTCGCTGAGACAGACACAACTGTTTTGAGTGAGCTATTTCAGCACTACGAAATTGACATCGCAACTTTGAGCAATCAACTTGCAGAAGCGGTTTAA
- a CDS encoding hypothetical protein (hypothetical protein FJSC11DRAFT_1543;~similar to AA sequence:cyanobase_aa:LBDG_36560), with protein MKHGLSWILVGLIGLTGCDRLPWERSEPQQDRLPDRWQTYRNPRFGFEFLYPEGWVDSIPPENQDGIVFSDPRNNGLEIRSWARLKRPEQNKQPKPTPNFTTEQGISGRLEVKVEAQTSTMTLTIDQKGVEYYWRGTAPSSQFGNYFRFFSFIASRYRVPN; from the coding sequence ATGAAGCACGGCTTGAGTTGGATTTTAGTGGGATTGATTGGATTGACGGGGTGTGACAGGTTGCCTTGGGAGCGCTCAGAACCTCAGCAGGATAGGCTTCCTGACCGCTGGCAAACGTACCGGAATCCGCGATTTGGATTTGAGTTTTTGTATCCGGAGGGCTGGGTCGATTCGATTCCTCCAGAGAATCAGGACGGCATTGTGTTTAGTGATCCAAGAAATAACGGACTTGAGATTCGGAGTTGGGCGAGACTGAAGCGACCGGAGCAAAATAAGCAACCGAAACCAACGCCGAACTTTACGACTGAGCAGGGAATTTCTGGGCGATTGGAGGTGAAGGTTGAGGCGCAAACTAGCACGATGACGTTAACGATCGACCAAAAAGGCGTGGAATATTACTGGCGTGGTACGGCTCCGAGTTCACAGTTTGGCAACTACTTCCGATTTTTCTCGTTTATTGCCAGTCGATATCGGGTTCCGAATTAG
- a CDS encoding hypothetical protein (hypothetical protein L8106_25170;~similar to AA sequence:cyanobase_aa:LBDG_36570): MLSCRHTVLTAPNLADIVFAYPGKTTESSMQDKQKVTLYLPPELHRKLKIQAAMSSEAMSILAERALNFYLTYPEVVEQQEEAHGQTHRIYDCPSCTTPVVLRNGELTPLGQQGSILQDELSTVSIEEKVVVPC; this comes from the coding sequence ATGCTGTCATGCAGGCATACCGTCTTGACAGCCCCGAATCTGGCAGATATTGTATTTGCATACCCGGGTAAAACGACTGAAAGTTCTATGCAAGACAAGCAGAAAGTTACGCTGTATCTCCCGCCCGAATTGCACCGCAAGCTAAAAATCCAAGCGGCGATGAGTTCAGAGGCGATGTCAATCCTCGCAGAGAGGGCGCTCAATTTTTACCTCACTTACCCGGAGGTAGTTGAGCAGCAAGAAGAAGCTCATGGACAAACGCATCGGATCTACGACTGTCCCAGTTGTACCACTCCGGTTGTATTACGTAACGGCGAGTTGACTCCATTGGGTCAGCAAGGTTCAATCCTCCAGGATGAGCTATCGACCGTCTCGATCGAAGAAAAGGTGGTCGTTCCCTGCTAG
- a CDS encoding AAA ATPase, central region (similar to AA sequence:cyanobase_aa:LBDG_36580): MQEELNILLQAQYPLIYLVTSEEERAEQAISILAQTKPPKRLYLWTVTHGIVEYGQPRSVTQHNTVSPEAAIEWVMRQREPGIFVFKDLHPFIDSPAVTRWLRDAIASFKGTQKAIVLMSPVQNIPIELEKEVVVMDFPLPNMTELNQVLTTQLDQIRTRRITTETREKLLKAALGLTRDEAEKVYRKAQVTAGRLTEEEVDIVLSEKKQLIRRNGILEYIEEDETIDSVGGLEELKHWLKQRSNAFTERAREYGLPQPKGMLILGVPGCGKSLIAKTTSRLWGLPLLRLDMGRVYDGSMVGRSEANLRSALKTAESISPAILFIDEMDKAFAGTTGSADSDGGTSSRIFGSFLTWMQEKTSPVFVMATANRVERLPGEFLRKGRFDEIFFVDLPTPEERKEIFRIHLTKRRREIDRFDLDQLASVCDGFSGAEIEQALVAAMYEAFAQDREFTQLDIIAASRATMPLSKTMTEQVTALRDWARQRARPAAASVAEYQRLEF; encoded by the coding sequence ATGCAAGAAGAGCTAAATATTCTGTTACAGGCTCAATATCCTTTAATTTATCTTGTGACATCGGAAGAAGAGCGGGCAGAGCAAGCGATCTCGATTCTTGCTCAAACAAAGCCCCCCAAGCGGTTGTATTTGTGGACGGTGACCCACGGGATCGTTGAATATGGTCAACCCCGTAGCGTGACTCAGCACAACACAGTTTCCCCTGAAGCTGCGATCGAATGGGTAATGCGCCAGCGGGAACCGGGTATCTTTGTTTTCAAGGATTTGCACCCGTTCATCGATTCGCCTGCGGTGACTCGGTGGTTGCGTGACGCGATCGCTAGTTTCAAAGGAACGCAGAAGGCGATTGTGCTAATGTCCCCTGTGCAAAACATCCCGATCGAGTTGGAGAAAGAGGTGGTCGTCATGGACTTCCCGCTTCCCAACATGACCGAGTTGAATCAAGTTCTTACGACTCAATTAGATCAGATTCGCACTCGTCGGATTACGACCGAAACCCGCGAAAAGCTCCTCAAAGCTGCGTTAGGTCTGACTCGCGATGAAGCGGAAAAAGTTTATCGAAAGGCGCAAGTGACCGCCGGACGTTTAACCGAGGAAGAAGTTGACATTGTTCTATCTGAGAAAAAGCAACTGATTCGGCGGAACGGAATTCTAGAGTACATCGAAGAAGACGAGACGATCGATTCGGTCGGTGGACTTGAAGAATTAAAGCACTGGTTGAAACAGCGATCGAACGCTTTCACCGAACGTGCAAGAGAGTATGGATTGCCCCAACCGAAAGGAATGCTGATTCTGGGGGTTCCAGGTTGCGGAAAGTCGCTGATTGCAAAAACGACTTCGCGACTGTGGGGATTGCCACTCCTACGGTTGGATATGGGTCGGGTTTATGACGGTTCGATGGTTGGTCGATCGGAAGCGAATCTTCGGAGCGCTTTGAAGACCGCAGAATCAATTTCACCCGCGATCCTGTTCATTGATGAAATGGATAAGGCGTTCGCTGGAACAACTGGATCAGCCGACTCCGATGGTGGAACTTCGAGCCGGATCTTCGGTTCCTTCCTCACCTGGATGCAAGAGAAAACTTCTCCAGTGTTTGTGATGGCGACGGCGAACCGAGTCGAGCGGCTTCCAGGAGAGTTCCTTAGAAAAGGTCGATTCGATGAAATCTTCTTCGTCGATCTCCCCACTCCTGAAGAGCGCAAAGAGATTTTCAGAATCCACCTGACGAAACGCCGTCGAGAGATCGATCGCTTCGACCTCGACCAACTCGCAAGCGTTTGCGATGGTTTCTCAGGAGCGGAAATTGAGCAAGCCTTAGTTGCGGCCATGTACGAGGCATTCGCTCAAGATCGAGAGTTTACCCAATTGGACATCATCGCGGCATCCAGAGCAACCATGCCGTTGTCCAAGACAATGACTGAGCAGGTGACAGCCCTTCGGGATTGGGCTAGGCAGCGAGCGCGACCTGCGGCAGCCTCAGTTGCTGAATATCAGCGACTTGAGTTCTAA
- a CDS encoding hypothetical protein (similar to AA sequence:cyanobase_aa:LBDG_36590), with product MSHFSTLRTKITDAEILKSSLRDLGISVKTEADVRGYNGQRVRSDIVAVLDGEYDLGWSRNADGSFDLIADLWGVAKKHNQTELINSINQKYAVNKTLAEVKRPGLNNANVKLVVQK from the coding sequence ATGTCTCACTTTAGCACTCTTCGCACCAAGATCACCGACGCAGAAATCCTCAAGTCCTCGCTCCGCGATCTGGGCATTTCGGTTAAGACTGAAGCTGATGTTCGTGGCTACAACGGACAGCGGGTTCGCTCGGACATCGTTGCAGTTCTCGATGGCGAGTATGATTTGGGCTGGTCGCGCAATGCGGATGGTTCGTTTGACTTGATCGCTGACCTCTGGGGTGTGGCGAAGAAGCACAACCAAACCGAACTGATCAACTCGATCAACCAAAAGTATGCTGTCAACAAGACCTTGGCTGAAGTCAAGCGTCCTGGCTTGAACAATGCAAACGTGAAATTGGTTGTCCAAAAATAG
- a CDS encoding GCN5-related N-acetyltransferase (similar to AA sequence:cyanobase_aa:Npun_F4186): MQIELATDEDRRVFATWSQVSRLEERTCRPILNGKRVARNNEVIMFSFVIDGIDELVGRFEYFDFNPRNHSAEFGYMVNPKLRRQGIGTKMLNIAITHLFSTTTLNKLYCQTAAFNIASIKLLEKLNFHQDGVLREHHELDGKLWDDFIYSVLKREWREM; encoded by the coding sequence ATGCAAATTGAACTTGCAACCGATGAAGACAGGCGTGTTTTTGCAACGTGGAGCCAGGTTAGCCGTCTTGAAGAGCGAACTTGTCGTCCAATTCTCAATGGTAAGCGAGTTGCTCGAAATAACGAGGTCATCATGTTCTCGTTTGTGATAGATGGAATCGATGAACTGGTTGGACGATTTGAGTATTTCGATTTCAATCCCCGTAATCACTCCGCTGAGTTTGGGTATATGGTCAATCCTAAGCTGAGACGACAAGGAATTGGGACAAAGATGTTGAACATTGCCATTACTCATCTGTTTTCAACCACAACGCTGAACAAGTTATATTGTCAAACGGCAGCTTTCAATATTGCATCCATCAAGCTGCTTGAGAAGCTCAACTTTCATCAAGATGGTGTATTACGAGAACACCATGAGCTAGATGGGAAATTGTGGGATGACTTCATTTATAGTGTTCTGAAGCGCGAGTGGAGGGAAATGTAG
- a CDS encoding hypothetical protein (similar to AA sequence:cyanobase_aa:Ava_0765), with the protein MKKEANDEMDDELRPEYDFSQFAGGVRGKYVERYQTGTNLVLLEPDIAQAFPNETAVNEALRLLMQIARRHPAKNSVGTDE; encoded by the coding sequence ATGAAGAAGGAAGCTAACGACGAAATGGACGACGAGCTACGACCTGAGTACGATTTTTCTCAATTTGCAGGGGGAGTCAGAGGAAAGTATGTAGAGCGTTACCAGACAGGAACTAATCTTGTGCTTCTAGAACCAGATATCGCTCAGGCATTCCCAAACGAAACTGCTGTTAACGAGGCGTTGCGTCTACTCATGCAGATTGCTCGGCGACATCCAGCTAAAAATTCGGTTGGAACGGATGAGTAG
- a CDS encoding hypothetical protein (protein of unknown function DUF497;~similar to AA sequence:cyanobase_aa:PCC7424_5048), translating into MEFEWNPDKAESNYEKHDVSFEEAATVFNDSLSVTFPDPDHSVGESRYIIIGMSRFGQILVVSHTDRGEKVRIISARKATRQERRFYEEGS; encoded by the coding sequence ATGGAATTTGAATGGAATCCAGATAAAGCAGAGTCAAATTACGAAAAACATGATGTTTCTTTCGAGGAAGCTGCGACTGTTTTTAATGATTCGCTGTCGGTTACGTTTCCAGATCCAGATCATTCTGTGGGCGAGAGCCGCTACATTATTATTGGTATGTCTAGATTTGGGCAGATTTTAGTCGTATCTCATACCGATCGAGGCGAAAAAGTACGAATCATTAGTGCCCGAAAAGCTACCCGTCAGGAACGGAGATTTTATGAAGAAGGAAGCTAA
- a CDS encoding phosphoribosyltransferase (similar to AA sequence:cyanobase_aa:LBDG_30770) translates to MPDSTQSDLHVSWSDYHLLIEKLAAQIYRSDWQFNQIVCLAKGGLRVGDILARIFDLPLAILSTSSYRGGSQSRSSLVFSKDLTMTSLSLGSHVLLVDDLVDSGVTLQKTIPWLDRHYGFYIEEVRTAVLWYKACSVIKPDYYVEYLEHNPWIHQPFEKYEKMEPADLMNLPE, encoded by the coding sequence ATGCCGGATTCCACTCAGTCCGATCTTCATGTCAGTTGGTCAGATTACCATCTGTTAATCGAAAAACTCGCTGCCCAAATTTATCGATCGGACTGGCAGTTTAATCAAATCGTCTGCTTAGCGAAAGGCGGCTTACGAGTCGGGGATATTCTGGCTCGAATTTTCGATCTGCCCCTCGCAATCTTATCGACTTCTTCATATCGAGGCGGCAGTCAGTCCAGAAGTTCCCTCGTATTCTCAAAAGATCTCACGATGACTTCGCTGAGTTTGGGAAGTCACGTTTTGTTAGTCGATGATTTGGTGGATTCGGGAGTGACGTTGCAGAAGACGATTCCTTGGCTCGATCGACATTACGGGTTCTATATCGAGGAAGTTCGCACCGCTGTTCTCTGGTACAAAGCCTGTTCTGTGATCAAGCCCGATTACTATGTAGAGTATCTAGAACACAATCCTTGGATTCATCAACCGTTTGAGAAATACGAGAAGATGGAACCTGCGGATCTGATGAACCTTCCTGAATAA
- a CDS encoding sugar (glycoside-Pentoside-hexuronide) transporter (similar to AA sequence:cyanobase_aa:Npun_F1762), with product MNNSAEDRAFLSEKLNLSTKLAYGAGDLGPAITANIVGVFLLIFFTNVAGLKPGLAGSILMIGKIWDAINDPIVGMWSDRTQSRWGRRHPWMIFGAIPFGIFFFLQWLVPQFSRNPETNQWALFWYYIAIGIFFNSFYTAVNLPYTAMTAELTQDYDERTSLNSYRFAFSISGSILSLVLALLILDAFKDPIQQYLVLGGVCAFISVLPLYWCVWGTRKRVQALERERRAAPAETPLPYLEQLKIAFSNIPFLYVIGIYLCSWLAVQNTVAVIPFFVKNWMGLGDADFTQVIIAVQVTGLVMLFVWSAVSKRYGKKAVYFMGMVIWLIAQVGLFLLQPRQVVLMYVLAILAGFGVSTAYLIPWSMIPDVIELDELQTGQRREGVFYGFMILLQKIALAVGLFAVGWVLQKSGFTETVAGQPVPVQPESALWAIRILVGPIPLVVLLIGLVLAYFYPITKEKHAEILLKLSERKRLGDRNQ from the coding sequence ATGAATAATTCCGCTGAGGATCGAGCGTTTCTGTCTGAGAAATTAAATCTAAGCACGAAGCTAGCCTACGGTGCTGGTGATCTGGGTCCTGCCATTACCGCAAATATTGTAGGCGTGTTTCTGCTGATTTTCTTTACTAATGTCGCTGGTCTAAAGCCTGGACTAGCAGGCAGCATTCTGATGATTGGCAAGATTTGGGATGCAATTAATGACCCAATCGTGGGAATGTGGAGCGATCGGACTCAGAGCCGATGGGGAAGGCGGCATCCGTGGATGATCTTTGGTGCAATTCCGTTTGGGATTTTCTTTTTTCTTCAATGGCTTGTTCCCCAATTTAGTCGTAATCCTGAAACAAATCAGTGGGCGCTATTTTGGTACTACATCGCGATCGGGATATTTTTCAATAGTTTTTATACAGCAGTGAATCTGCCTTACACCGCCATGACAGCGGAACTAACGCAAGATTATGATGAAAGAACTAGCCTCAATAGCTACCGATTTGCGTTTTCGATTAGCGGCAGCATTCTTTCACTGGTTCTAGCACTCTTGATTTTAGATGCCTTCAAAGACCCGATTCAGCAATATTTAGTTTTGGGGGGAGTCTGCGCCTTTATTTCTGTGTTGCCGTTGTACTGGTGCGTATGGGGAACTCGCAAACGGGTTCAAGCACTAGAACGCGAACGCCGTGCCGCTCCCGCTGAAACTCCACTGCCTTATCTTGAGCAGCTCAAAATTGCCTTTAGCAATATTCCATTTTTGTATGTGATTGGAATTTACTTGTGTTCCTGGCTTGCCGTGCAAAACACCGTGGCAGTGATTCCCTTTTTTGTTAAAAACTGGATGGGGCTGGGGGATGCAGATTTTACCCAAGTGATTATTGCGGTACAGGTGACGGGCTTAGTGATGCTGTTTGTTTGGAGCGCGGTGAGTAAACGCTATGGAAAAAAAGCCGTTTACTTTATGGGCATGGTGATTTGGTTGATCGCACAAGTGGGGCTGTTTCTGCTGCAACCGAGGCAAGTGGTATTGATGTATGTGTTGGCGATTCTAGCAGGGTTTGGGGTGTCTACTGCGTATCTGATTCCCTGGTCGATGATTCCTGATGTGATTGAGCTAGATGAATTGCAGACCGGACAGCGGCGTGAAGGGGTGTTCTATGGATTCATGATTTTATTGCAAAAAATTGCTCTGGCAGTGGGCTTGTTCGCGGTCGGTTGGGTTTTGCAAAAATCTGGTTTTACTGAGACGGTTGCGGGTCAGCCTGTTCCTGTTCAACCTGAATCAGCGCTGTGGGCAATTCGGATTTTAGTGGGTCCGATACCCCTTGTTGTGCTGTTGATTGGGTTGGTGTTGGCATACTTCTATCCGATTACCAAAGAGAAACATGCTGAGATTCTATTAAAACTGAGTGAACGGAAACGGCTGGGCGATCGCAATCAGTAA
- a CDS encoding hypothetical protein (conserved exported hypothetical protein;~similar to AA sequence:cyanobase_aa:LBDG_47280) codes for MSTIQKSTWKRFSAVPIALGIVGCSMISPVYAQEKLVRTLTVTGRGFEDIQTTIAQVRLGVEVEGKTANDVQREVARRSNSVVNFLRSRQVDKLETTGINLNPRYDYSNNRQTLVGYVGSNNVSFRVPTERAGEIIDEAVKSGASRIDSVSFVATDEATAAAQKRALQKATQEANAQADAVFSALNLTRREIVNVQVNGASAPPPIFQDVAPRARMQAAQTAPSPVVGGEQRVEGSVTLQISY; via the coding sequence ATGAGTACCATTCAGAAATCAACCTGGAAGCGATTCAGTGCAGTTCCCATTGCGCTCGGAATCGTTGGCTGCTCGATGATTAGTCCCGTTTATGCACAGGAGAAACTCGTGCGGACTCTAACTGTGACAGGTCGAGGATTTGAGGATATTCAAACGACGATCGCACAAGTTCGATTAGGTGTCGAAGTCGAAGGCAAAACCGCGAACGATGTGCAGCGAGAAGTGGCACGTCGATCAAATTCGGTCGTGAACTTTTTGCGATCGCGCCAAGTGGATAAACTCGAAACGACTGGAATTAATCTCAATCCCCGCTACGATTACAGCAATAATCGCCAAACTTTAGTCGGATATGTTGGCTCGAATAATGTCTCGTTCCGAGTTCCGACTGAGCGAGCTGGAGAAATTATCGATGAAGCGGTGAAATCGGGAGCAAGTCGGATTGATAGTGTGAGTTTTGTGGCGACTGATGAAGCGACCGCTGCGGCTCAAAAACGTGCTCTTCAGAAGGCAACCCAAGAAGCCAATGCTCAAGCTGATGCAGTCTTTAGCGCGTTGAATCTCACTCGTAGAGAGATTGTCAACGTTCAAGTCAATGGCGCGTCGGCTCCACCTCCCATTTTTCAAGATGTGGCTCCACGAGCAAGAATGCAGGCAGCACAAACGGCTCCAAGTCCTGTTGTGGGCGGCGAACAACGGGTTGAAGGTTCAGTAACATTGCAGATTAGTTACTAG